The Apium graveolens cultivar Ventura chromosome 11, ASM990537v1, whole genome shotgun sequence genome has a window encoding:
- the LOC141696857 gene encoding uncharacterized protein LOC141696857 — translation MVPKSSIRLISYSQELVDGKPLYVSSNCLPVKALDYEPAGHSYHLAAQRLLGFFEKEDVEDDNQNVPNAKGQESIHSSGSYSSSKGKKKSGAGGDQQDHYALLGLGHLRYLATDDQIKKSYRETALKYHPDKQAALVLSEVTEAAKQAKKDEIENHFKAIQEAYEALIDPVKRRIYDSTDEFDDEIPTDCAPQDFFKVYGPAFMRNGRWSVNQPVPPLGDDSSSIKDVDDFYDFWYAFKSWREFPHADEFDLEQAESRDHKRWMERQNAKLSEKARKEEYARVRILVDNAYKRDPRIVKRKEQMKAEKQKRKESKLLAKKMQEEEAARVIEEERRKKEEEEKRAAEVALQMKKQKEKEKKLLRKEKARLRTLSSSVVSQHLLDLNEDDVEKLCTSLDIEQLKILCNKIEAEEGLGLAELLRNALLCNNGEMLDGIKQPLQNGNATKVASKIPAINYEKKEKPWSKEEIELLRKGMQKFPKGTSRRWEVVSDYIGTGRSVEEILKATKTVLLQKPDSSKAFDSFLEKRKPAVSIASPLTTREEVVGESFSNGVKESAVKTEDVKESSSKTESPQKSDDVDAANVNSSNSDQDAWSAVQERALVQALKTFPKDAAQRWERVATAVPGKSVHQCKKKFASLKESFRSKKSAV, via the coding sequence ATGGTTCCAAAGTCGAGTATTCGGCTTATTTCTTACTCACAGGAGCTTGTAGATGGAAAGCCTCTTTATGTTTCCTCGAATTGCCTTCCAGTGAAGGCCCTAGACTATGAACCTGCTGGGCATTCTTACCATTTAGCTGCTCAAAGGCTCCTTGGGTTTTTTGAGAAAGAAGATGTGGAAGATGACAATCAGAATGTCCCTAATGCCAAGGGTCAAGAATCTATTCACTCATCAGGTTCCTATAGTAGCAGCAAAGGTAAGAAAAAATCTGGTGCTGGAGGGGATCAACAAGATCATTATGCATTGCTAGGTCTGGGTCATCTGAGGTATCTTGCTACCGACGATCAGATTAAGAAGAGCTATCGTGAGACTGCTTTAAAATACCATCCTGACAAGCAGGCAGCTCTTGTTCTTTCTGAGGTAACTGAAGCTGCAAAACAAGCTAAAAAGGATGAAATTGAGAACCACTTCAAGGCTATACAGGAAGCTTATGAGGCTTTGATTGACCCTGTAAAAAGAAGAATATACGACTCCACAGATGAATTTGATGATGAAATTCCTACTGACTGTGCCCCACAAGACTTTTTTAAGGTGTATGGACCAGCTTTTATGAGGAATGGGCGCTGGTCCGTTAATCAACCTGTCCCTCCTTTGGGAGACGACAGTAGTTCAATAAAGGATGTGGACGACTTCTATGATTTTTGGTATGCTTTCAAAAGTTGGAGGGAGTTTCCACATGCAGATGAGTTTGATCTTGAGCAAGCTGAATCTCGTGATCATAAAAGGTGGATGGAGAGACAGAATGCGAAGCTCTCAGAGAAGGCTAGAAAGGAGGAATATGCACGGGTACGTATACTTGTTGACAATGCCTATAAAAGGGACCCAAGAATTGTGAAGAGAAAGGAACAAATGAAAGCTGAAAAGCAGAAGAGAAAAGAGTCCAAGCTTTTGGCAAAGAAAATGCAGGAAGAAGAAGCTGCTAGAGTAATTGAGGAGGAGAGACGTAAAAAGGAGGAAGAGGAAAAACGAGCTGCTGAAGTGGCTCTGCAGATGAAGAAgcagaaagagaaagaaaagaagcTACTTCGTAAAGAAAAAGCTCGTCTCAGAACTCTTTCAAGCTCTGTTGTGTCCCAACATTTACTAGACCTTAATGAAGATGATGTCGAAAAACTTTGCACGTCACTTGACATTGAGCAGCTGAAAATTTTATGTAACAAAATTGAGGCAGAAGAGGGGCTAGGTCTAGCAGAACTTCTTAGAAATGCACTTTTATGTAATAATGGTGAAATGCTAGATGGGATAAAGCAGCCTTTGCAAAATGGCAATGCAACTAAAGTTGCTTCAAAAATCCCTGCTATCAACTATGAAAAAAAAGAGAAACCATGGAGCAAAGAAGAAATCGAGCTGTTGAGGAAAGGGATGCAGAAATTTCCCAAAGGAACCTCACGAAGGTGGGAGGTTGTGTCAGACTACATTGGCACGGGGAGATCTGTGGAAGAGATTCTgaaagcaactaaaacagttcTTCTCCAGAAACCTGACTCATCCAAAGCATTTGACTCTTTTCTTGAGAAGAGAAAACCAGCAGTGTCTATTGCATCTCCTCTTACAACCAGAGAGGAGGTAGTCGGAGAATCTTTTAGTAATGGAGTTAAAGAAAGTGCTGTTAAGACTGAAGACGTGAAGGAATCTTCTAGTAAGACAGAGAGTCCCCAGAAGTCAGATGATGTGGATGCTGCAAATGTGAATTCATCTAACTCCGACCAGGATGCTTGGTCTGCTGTTCAAGAGAGGGCACTGG